One window from the genome of Microcebus murinus isolate Inina chromosome X, M.murinus_Inina_mat1.0, whole genome shotgun sequence encodes:
- the LOC105863187 gene encoding succinate dehydrogenase [ubiquinone] cytochrome b small subunit, mitochondrial: protein MAVLWRLSVLRGVQGGRALFLQTPVVRPALVSAFLQDQPAPGWCGAQHIHLSPIRHSASKAASLHWTSERVVSVLLLGLLPAAYLNPCSAMDYSLAAAITLHSHWGLGQVVTDYIHGDASQKAANAGLLALSALTFAGLCYFNYHDVGICKAVAMLWKL from the coding sequence ATGGCGGTTCTTTGGAGGCTGAGTGTCCTCCGCGGTGTCCAAGGAGGCAGAGCTCTGTTTCTCCAAACTCCAGTGGTAAGACCTGCTCTTGTCTCAGCATTTCTCCAGGACCAACCTGCCCCAGGATGGTGTGGAGCGCAGCACATACACCTGTCACCGATCCGCCATTCTGCATCCAAGGCTGCATCTCTCCACTGGACTAGTGAGAGGGTTGTCAGTGTTTTGCTCCTGGGCCTGCTTCCAGCTGCTTATTTGAATCCTTGTTCTGCGATGGACTACTCCCTGGCTGCAGCCATTACTCTCCATAGTCACTGGGGCCTTGGACAAGTTGTTACTGACTATATTCATGGGGATGCATCGCAGAAAGCTGCCAACGCAGGCCTTTTGGCACTTTCGGCTTTAACCTTTGCTGGGCTTTGTTATTTCAACTATCATGACGTGGGCATCTGCAAAGCTGTTGCCATGCTGTGGAAGCTCTGA